In Solimonas sp. K1W22B-7, the DNA window ACGAGCCGCTGTCGCGCCATACCTCCTGGCGCGTCGGCGGCCCTGCCGACCGCTACTACGAGCCGGCCGGACGCGACGATCTCGTCGATTTCGTGCGCGGCCTGCCGCAGAGCGAGCCGATCCTGTGGATCGGCCTGGGCAGCAACCTGCTGGTGCGCGACGGCGGCGTGCGCGGCACGGTCATCGCCCTGCACGGCGCGCTGGAGGAACTGCAGCGCCACGGCGACGCCGGCATCCATGCCGAGGCCGGCGTGCATTGCGCGCGCATGGCCAAGTACGCCACCGGCGAGGGCCTGGCCGGCGCCGGTTTCTTCGCCGGCATCCCCGGCACCGTCGGCGGCGCCCTGGCGATGAACGCCGGCGCGCACGGCGGCGAGACCTGGAACCACGTCCATGAAGTCGAGGTTCTTTACCGTGACGGCCGCAGCGCCTGGCTGCCGCGCAGCGAGTTCCGCTACGGCTACCGCCACGTCGAGTGGCCGCAGGGCATGGTGGGGTTCCTGGCCGCGCGCTTCGGCTTCACGCCCGACACCACCGGCACGGCGGCGCAGGACATGAAGCAATGGCTGGCGAAGCGC includes these proteins:
- the murB gene encoding UDP-N-acetylmuramate dehydrogenase: MSGQLLINEPLSRHTSWRVGGPADRYYEPAGRDDLVDFVRGLPQSEPILWIGLGSNLLVRDGGVRGTVIALHGALEELQRHGDAGIHAEAGVHCARMAKYATGEGLAGAGFFAGIPGTVGGALAMNAGAHGGETWNHVHEVEVLYRDGRSAWLPRSEFRYGYRHVEWPQGMVGFLAARFGFTPDTTGTAAQDMKQWLAKRKATQPVGKPSAGSTFRNPPGDHAARLIESCGLKGLRLGGAQVSELHANFIITDEGALAADVEALIAQVRGVVREKTGIELIPEVRVVGEVA